The DNA region GATTGCCGCTGCCCACGAAGCTCAGCTCATCGAATCCGACCATGCGGGCCAGCGCGATGCCGCGGCCATGTGTGGCATCCGATCGCGAGGCGTCGACCGACAGATAGCGGCCGAAGTCGAACCCCGCCCCCATGTCGGTGATGGTGAAGACCACGCGGCTGCCGCTGCGCTCCACATGCAAGGTGGCGTATTTGTCGCGATGCTCGGCCGATGCCAGCCGCGCTTCGATCTCGCGCGCCAGCATGCCGCTTGCCTTCAGCCGGCCTTTCGTCTCGAACCCGATGCCGAGATTGCCGTGCTCCACCGCATTGACCAGGATTTCCGAGAGGCCGAAGGTCAGGCTTTGGGTGGCGGTGGCGATCGACGACAGGGTGATGGCGAGATTCTGCGCTTCCTGCGGGGTGCGGAAGTGGAAGCGCCCTTCGCGCAACAGACCGATGGCGTCGGAGCGGGATCGCAGGTCACCCTGAAGGCTTTTGAGTCGCCCGACCGTCTCCTCGGCCGCGCGGACGACCGAGCGGAGCAGGGCGCCGTCATAAGGTTTGATCAGGTAATAGAACACGCCGGCGCGGATGGCCGCCGCGATGTCGGCACAGCTGTCCGAGACGGTCTGGACGATGACGGGGATGCTCGCCAGCGCCGGATCCTGCTTCATCCACTCATAGAGTTCCAGCCCATCGCCATCGGCAAGCCGCCGGTCGAGCAGGACCACATCGATCGCCGGTCCCTCAGTCGACAGGATTTCCCGCGCCTGTGCCTTGGTTCCGGCCTCCAGGGTCCGATAGCCGATGCGGGAAAGATAGCCGGCGACGATGGCACGGGTCATTTCCTCGTCATCGACGACCAGAGCGGTGACGGCGTCGGCCATGGTCGGCGTGTGCTCCAATGGTTCGGGGCTTTGGGGGTCGGGGCTTTGGGGTGAGGGCTTGGGATCCGATGATCCATGGCATTTTACTGAAGCCGGCACCAATGCACAATCACCGGCGGCGTTGCGGTGCAATATTACCAGTCGACCGATGGTCCGGTCGATGCCCCGCCTTCCGATCAGCCGGCGGTCGCCTCCGGCCTGGCCATGGCCAGCCTTGCGGCCGACAGCTCGTCCGCAACCCGCTCGCCCGCGGTGGCCGTCAGCGCCTCTTGGTCGCCGCGGCGGGCGGCGGCGACGAGGTGATCGGCGCCGGCGGCCAGCCGGTCGAAGCCGACATTCGCCGCCGAGCCTTTCAGGATATGGGCCTCCCGCTCGATGCCGGTGCTGTCGCCGCGCGCGATCGCGGCCCGCAGCCGGTCGAGATGCCGCGCGCTGTCGCCGAAGAAGGTGTTGAGCAGCACCGCGAATCCCTCCGCGCCGAGGGCGTCGCGCAACTCCTCGATCTTTTCCGCGTTGATGATGGCTGGTTCCGCCGCTTCCGCGGGGGGCGATGGAGAGGCCGTCCGCCCGGTGGCGTCGGCGGGAGTGTCCGCCACGGGAGGAACGAAGCGGGCGATGGCGTCCAGCAGTTTGCGGGCGTTGATTGGCTTGGACAGATAATCGTCCATGCCGGCTTCCAGACAGATGGTGGCATCGCCCTGCATGGCGTTGGCGGTCAAGGCGATGATGGGGA from Azospirillum sp. B510 includes:
- a CDS encoding response regulator, yielding MADAVTALVVDDEEMTRAIVAGYLSRIGYRTLEAGTKAQAREILSTEGPAIDVVLLDRRLADGDGLELYEWMKQDPALASIPVIVQTVSDSCADIAAAIRAGVFYYLIKPYDGALLRSVVRAAEETVGRLKSLQGDLRSRSDAIGLLREGRFHFRTPQEAQNLAITLSSIATATQSLTFGLSEILVNAVEHGNLGIGFETKGRLKASGMLAREIEARLASAEHRDKYATLHVERSGSRVVFTITDMGAGFDFGRYLSVDASRSDATHGRGIALARMVGFDELSFVGSGNQVVGVIDLDRKADTLAG